The Mucilaginibacter mallensis genome has a segment encoding these proteins:
- a CDS encoding helix-turn-helix domain-containing protein: MRHQKRLPDNYSYTEKINLNWLKWIVVSLLILFAGLFLFIRYGVSYGLVGYPDLFAVVGAILTIYVFFIGFCGLHQDAVFNNGISLQADINEEDLIAANYKNSGLSDEKADQIFIRLKLHMDKEKPFLKEDLSLAMLAGELGITSNQLSQVINQKSQTNFFNFINGYRVATVKDKFKDPALSAYSILGIAYDSGFRSKSSFNKIFKEITGQTPLQYRKAVSS; encoded by the coding sequence TTGCGACATCAAAAAAGACTGCCGGATAATTATTCCTATACCGAAAAAATAAACCTGAACTGGTTAAAATGGATTGTTGTTTCGCTGCTTATTCTTTTCGCAGGGCTATTTTTATTTATCAGGTATGGGGTTAGTTACGGGCTTGTAGGTTACCCTGATCTTTTTGCAGTTGTTGGGGCCATCCTTACTATCTATGTTTTTTTTATTGGGTTCTGCGGTCTGCATCAGGATGCAGTATTTAACAACGGTATATCACTTCAGGCAGATATTAATGAAGAAGACCTCATAGCAGCAAACTATAAAAATTCGGGGCTGAGCGACGAAAAGGCAGATCAAATTTTTATCCGGTTAAAACTTCACATGGATAAAGAGAAACCTTTTTTGAAAGAAGACCTGAGCCTGGCTATGCTTGCAGGTGAATTGGGGATTACCTCAAATCAGCTTTCACAAGTTATAAATCAGAAATCCCAAACCAATTTTTTTAATTTCATAAACGGTTACCGGGTAGCTACAGTTAAAGATAAATTTAAAGACCCCGCATTGTCTGCTTATTCGATATTGGGAATTGCTTACGATTCCGGCTTTCGTTCAAAGTCTTCTTTCAATAAAATTTTTAAAGAAATTACAGGCCAAACACCTTTGCAATACCGAAAGGCTGTTAGCTCCTGA
- a CDS encoding DUF2306 domain-containing protein: protein MESLSIIHKINIAIHVAAGSLALVVGLIAIIASKGRKLHRLTGRLFLILMTIVILTGLIGVFVFGRNTFLLVITVMSGYLAFSGYRVIKAKSNVPKFTDIFVCLISLVSVLYFLYYFKSIGMIWSPVIIYSTVGYLLLMIVYDLGRYFIPTNIYGNLWISEHILKMVSAFTGLLSAFSGTVFPQYQPYSQFTPSILGTLVAICFIIAVHNRKKYVNVN, encoded by the coding sequence ATGGAAAGTCTTTCAATTATTCACAAAATTAATATTGCGATACATGTCGCAGCCGGTTCGTTAGCATTAGTTGTTGGTTTAATAGCAATTATTGCAAGTAAGGGAAGGAAGTTACACAGGCTAACCGGGCGGTTATTCCTGATCCTGATGACTATTGTTATTTTAACCGGATTAATTGGGGTCTTTGTATTCGGAAGAAATACTTTTTTGCTGGTTATAACCGTAATGAGTGGTTATCTGGCATTTTCCGGATACCGGGTCATAAAAGCAAAGTCAAATGTTCCTAAGTTTACTGATATATTTGTATGCCTCATATCCCTGGTATCCGTACTATACTTCCTTTATTATTTTAAATCTATCGGGATGATATGGTCACCCGTAATTATTTACAGTACGGTAGGCTATTTACTTTTGATGATCGTGTACGATTTGGGCAGATATTTTATACCAACCAATATATATGGCAACCTCTGGATATCTGAACATATTTTAAAAATGGTGAGTGCATTCACCGGTTTATTATCTGCTTTTTCAGGAACAGTTTTCCCGCAGTATCAACCTTATAGCCAGTTTACGCCATCTATTTTAGGAACATTAGTCGCAATCTGCTTTATAATAGCTGTTCATAACAGAAAAAAATATGTTAACGTTAATTAA
- a CDS encoding YdeI/OmpD-associated family protein: protein MNPKVDFYFNKAKKWQEELEQLRMIALDCGLDEELKWGCPCYTFRASNIVLIHAFKEYCAFLFFKGALLNDAEGILIQQTENVQAARQIRFTNIREIVEMAPTLKAYIYEAIEVEKAGLKVELKTTTEFTMAGEFQYKLDKIPALKTAFYALTPGRQRAYLLHFSAPKQSKTREARVEKYIPQILDGKGLDD, encoded by the coding sequence ATGAATCCTAAAGTTGATTTTTATTTTAACAAAGCCAAAAAATGGCAGGAAGAATTGGAGCAATTGAGAATGATTGCCCTTGATTGCGGACTGGACGAAGAATTGAAATGGGGTTGCCCTTGTTATACGTTTCGGGCAAGCAATATCGTATTGATACATGCTTTTAAGGAATACTGTGCATTTTTGTTTTTCAAAGGAGCTTTGTTAAATGATGCTGAGGGTATTCTGATCCAGCAAACAGAGAATGTGCAGGCTGCGCGCCAGATCCGGTTCACCAATATCCGGGAAATCGTTGAGATGGCACCTACTCTGAAAGCCTATATTTATGAAGCCATTGAAGTGGAAAAAGCTGGCTTAAAAGTGGAGTTAAAAACGACTACAGAATTCACAATGGCTGGAGAATTTCAATATAAGTTAGATAAGATCCCCGCCTTAAAAACTGCTTTTTATGCATTAACACCAGGGCGGCAAAGAGCATATCTGCTGCATTTTTCTGCACCTAAGCAATCTAAAACCCGAGAGGCAAGAGTTGAAAAATATATACCGCAAATTCTTGATGGAAAAGGGTTGGATGATTAG
- a CDS encoding DUF4256 domain-containing protein codes for MNSNKKKLSSEEREELLNVLKVRFEKNMNRHKNLEWTNVQAKVEADTEKLWSVNEMEQTGGEPDVVGYDTKTGEYIFYDCSAESPKGRRSLCYDREAHAARKEFKPENTAVDVANGIGIELLSEEQYQELQKLGKFDTKTSSWVKTPADIRKLGGAIFCDRRYDTVFVYHNGAESYYAARGFRGSLRV; via the coding sequence ATGAATAGCAATAAAAAGAAGTTATCATCAGAAGAACGTGAAGAACTACTCAACGTGTTAAAAGTCCGTTTTGAGAAGAATATGAACCGCCATAAAAACCTTGAATGGACTAACGTGCAGGCAAAGGTGGAAGCTGATACTGAAAAATTGTGGTCGGTAAATGAAATGGAACAAACCGGTGGCGAACCGGATGTTGTAGGTTATGATACAAAGACTGGTGAATATATTTTTTATGATTGTTCAGCGGAAAGTCCAAAAGGCCGCAGGAGTCTTTGTTATGACCGTGAAGCGCATGCGGCAAGAAAAGAATTTAAACCGGAAAATACCGCTGTTGATGTGGCAAATGGTATAGGTATTGAGCTTTTATCGGAAGAACAATACCAGGAATTACAGAAACTTGGAAAATTCGATACAAAAACATCGAGCTGGGTGAAAACGCCTGCTGATATAAGAAAACTTGGCGGGGCTATCTTTTGCGATCGCCGGTACGACACTGTTTTTGTTTATCATAACGGCGCAGAATCGTACTACGCTGCCAGGGGCTTCCGCGGCTCATTAAGGGTCTGA
- a CDS encoding Imm32 family immunity protein, with product MISKKYKGNEITGHLDIFVADKEDEFEGEIEKWKEVLIHGNPEGLRSFAKLLMTIADLNQENRADLPMGAREHYHLRPNFELSKSSVEAIVGRMDAKGTGSFYDRFVAKDATKA from the coding sequence ATGATAAGTAAGAAATATAAGGGCAACGAAATTACAGGCCATTTGGACATTTTTGTTGCAGATAAAGAAGACGAGTTTGAAGGTGAAATAGAAAAATGGAAAGAAGTATTAATTCATGGCAACCCCGAAGGGTTGAGATCTTTTGCCAAACTTTTAATGACAATAGCCGACTTAAATCAAGAAAATCGGGCAGACCTTCCTATGGGAGCAAGAGAACATTACCATTTACGACCGAATTTTGAATTAAGTAAAAGTTCGGTGGAGGCAATTGTAGGTAGAATGGATGCAAAGGGCACTGGCAGTTTTTATGATCGATTTGTTGCAAAAGACGCTACGAAAGCATAA
- a CDS encoding DoxX family protein, producing the protein MEKRNKIIYWVATALLAFGMLVSGLQQICHTKEMTSMVAHLGYPPYFMNILGVWKILGVIAILIPRFKLIKEWAYAGFFFAMTGALVSHLAIGDDGLKEIIGPFMQTVFIILSWYFRPMDRKISVN; encoded by the coding sequence ATGGAAAAGAGAAATAAAATTATCTATTGGGTTGCCACAGCATTACTGGCTTTTGGCATGCTGGTAAGTGGCTTGCAGCAAATATGTCATACAAAAGAGATGACAAGTATGGTTGCTCATTTGGGGTATCCGCCTTATTTTATGAATATACTTGGCGTTTGGAAAATTCTTGGAGTTATAGCTATTTTAATTCCGAGGTTTAAACTAATTAAGGAATGGGCCTATGCAGGTTTCTTTTTTGCTATGACAGGGGCACTGGTTTCGCATCTGGCAATCGGCGATGATGGCTTAAAAGAAATTATCGGGCCATTTATGCAAACTGTTTTTATTATTTTGTCCTGGTATTTCAGGCCTATGGATAGAAAGATTTCAGTTAATTAG
- a CDS encoding SRPBCC family protein, whose translation MEQKTKVNAEDGKQDLVITREFDLPVELLFKAYAEPEFIEQWMGTKVLKLESKKHGSYQFETSDGKGNVAFKASGVIHEFSPNKKITKTFEMENMPFGVQLEVYEFEQLSAGTSKLSMHVIYESVAQRDQVLKLPFAQGINMAHNRIQDIISKLK comes from the coding sequence ATGGAACAAAAAACAAAAGTTAATGCCGAAGATGGCAAACAGGATCTGGTGATCACAAGGGAATTTGATTTGCCGGTAGAATTGCTTTTTAAAGCGTATGCAGAGCCAGAATTTATCGAACAATGGATGGGTACCAAAGTGCTGAAGCTTGAAAGTAAAAAGCACGGCAGTTATCAATTTGAAACAAGCGACGGCAAAGGGAACGTCGCGTTTAAAGCCAGCGGAGTAATTCATGAGTTTAGCCCGAACAAGAAGATCACAAAGACATTTGAAATGGAGAATATGCCGTTCGGCGTACAGCTTGAAGTTTACGAATTTGAACAGCTTTCCGCAGGCACAAGTAAACTCAGTATGCATGTAATATATGAATCGGTTGCACAAAGAGACCAGGTGCTGAAGTTACCTTTTGCTCAAGGCATAAATATGGCACATAACCGGATACAAGACATCATAAGCAAATTAAAATAA
- a CDS encoding ArsR/SmtB family transcription factor, translated as MNLRRDVFQAIADPTRRAILLLVASQSLTAGAIAANFDTARPTVSKHLQILTECELLDQKQTGREIYYHINAKNMKQVADFIEPFRKMWDDRFNKLEDIMKKHQSKK; from the coding sequence ATGAATTTAAGACGAGACGTATTCCAGGCCATAGCAGACCCGACAAGGAGGGCTATACTGCTGTTGGTAGCTTCGCAGTCCCTAACAGCGGGTGCAATAGCAGCCAATTTCGACACAGCCAGGCCTACAGTTTCAAAACACTTGCAAATACTTACTGAGTGCGAGTTACTTGATCAAAAGCAAACCGGCAGGGAAATTTACTACCACATTAACGCGAAAAATATGAAACAAGTAGCCGATTTTATTGAGCCATTCCGCAAAATGTGGGACGACAGATTTAATAAACTGGAAGATATAATGAAAAAACACCAATCAAAAAAATAA